A genomic stretch from Doryrhamphus excisus isolate RoL2022-K1 chromosome 23, RoL_Dexc_1.0, whole genome shotgun sequence includes:
- the ccdc88b gene encoding coiled-coil domain containing 88A isoform X5: MLEEEVTKLHKKNGALQNEARGVAALRDELDCAREKAARAEHLQNQLQRCQDRLRSLELTRTRLKEQQQLCAALQETKGLLEGQLASARARCSSLRELERDNLLLRQRVMAIEAERDTERQRVDELLEMNMGLEAGLEAGLEADLQRCGGGSFPPQRHFLQSEEDSDEELIDQKPLSVEVDQASALRLLGAEQENQQLRKRLEELQAQREVRGQEDFDFHNFRNENAALKRQLEELMAKLQQVEDERRDARVKTSKQDENSDRGVQGSESRRGETAGMVRPMEEREQRRGIIETPREAGVGEEVLHVGGKADEEPQGRGDAEGDQRDMQKEEPPLDIQNRAAQEDPTAVDQAGCNLHQTQKEADRPAPAAHDLRSKLEEQSRKTWEAEQRLLLLEAELQHLRSAAEDLGEARRQMEDLQSEARATEEELCRLRSQAELHSMQTTVIAGLEAERAALERDRDALRGTVDALRAAQRQSDQLALTAETLKTELDRQTRTLDASRRREEELEAELRDAALEAQSAARVRDQALLDVSRLEQDKETWQAELDGLRKEARQRDRESARLRQQLETTNAALDHSNQRVRALDADHRCVCQQLSESKELCARLRDLETDLGARLGSLDERHRQLQEQNTQTRAKMSSLMQDLSSEQEHRQHLTSEVGRLNQELQEAQREAKGATERLNQSRDRSEETSGARPQLAINSGSEQTHLCRTGPPEPPEDDKGHDLAAPPRDATTETEGRLSKRLLELEKERAVAPSGQEALLSRLSRSQEACEHLREQLEALRRHSLGLQDSCTRLQTLNTQLQVEQAASNSQHAEVLARCSDSEARCAALRAESEVWSREREESLARMEALRRDHQRMTTLQQRQEAELEELLDKHSRLRAGNRGLEAQHRELEASYKELLDAKSQLEEREREVKLEREEMEAEAHRRSEREGELERLKEDSERLQAQQKDLVASQAELLAQGSMLRGELSASHLERTRLDGELSALREANQSLDLSNARLTSQYQLLSQLKGNMEEENRHLVQQNQSLLAENRALLEQSLERRDQHYTQQKEYQEKLSELRREKQKLVEKIMDQYRVLEPNVPPSPWKAKKSNWIADRMKKLIKPRGGARDGRGLVTAAGSVENLADGGQSPSDTPERDPCSAPGSPRPLRRPPVHSLADISLPGDPVPHSGSRGRRKLGSRHGWGLTRGGAAISQSFSPGDQKNPPRCRLPSKQNAAASSTVVWEREGGETSAPCPAEVTGAGRESPEEEEEEEEEETR, translated from the exons TGCCAAGACAGACTGCGCAGCCTGGAGCTGACCCGCACTCGGCTCAAG gagcagcagcagctgtgtGCGGCGTTGCAGGAGACCAAAGGTCTTCTGGAAGGACAGCTGGCCTCCGCCAGGGCCCGATGCTCCTCACTGAGGGAGCTGGAGAGGGACAATCTTCTGCTGCGCCAGCGGGTGATGGCCATAGAAGCG GAGCGTGACACGGAGCGGCAGCGTGTCGATGAGCTGCTGGAGATGAACATgggcctggaggcgggcctggaggcgggcctggAGGCGGACCTGCAGCGGTGCGGTGGCGGCAGCTTCCCTCCTCAGCGCCATTTCCTCCAATCAGAGGAGGACTCTGACGAGGAGCTGATTG ACCAGAAGCCTCTGAGCGTGGAGGTGGACCAGGCGTCGGCACTGAGGCTGCTGGGGGCTGAGCAGGAGAACCAGCAGCTGAGGAAACGtttggaggagctgcaggcccagCGGGAGGTCAGGGGTCAAGAGGATTTTGAT TTCCACAACTTCAGGAATGAAAATGCCGCCTTGAAGCGACAGCTGGAGGAGCTCATGGCCAAGCTGCAGCAGGTGGAAGACGAGAGGCGAGACGCCAGAGTGAAGACGTCCAAGCAAGACGAGAACAGCGACAGGGGGGTCCAGGGATCTGAATCCCGCAGGGGGGAAACAGCAGGAATGGTGAGGCCGATGGAGGAGAGGGAGCAAAGACGAGGAATCATTGAGACTCCAAGGGAAGCAGGGGTCGGGGAAGAGGTTCTCCATGTTGGAGGGAAAGCAGACGAGGAGCCCCAAGGGAGAGGAGACGCTGAGGGGGACCAGAGAGACATGCAAAAGGAAGAACCACCGTTAGACATCCAAAATCGAGCAGCCCAAGAAGACCCTACGGCTGTAGACCAGGCTGGGTGCAATCTCCACCAGACCCAGAAGGAGGCCGATAGGCCGGCGCCGGCGGCCCACGACCTGCGCTCCAAGCTGGAGGAACAGAGCAGGAAGACGTGGGAGGCCGAGCAGAGGCTGCTGCTCCTGGAGGCCGAGCTGCAGCACCTGAGGAGCGCTGCAGAGGACCTGGGGGAGGCCCGCAGGCAGATGGAG GATCTGCAGTCAGAGGCTCGGGCCACGGAGGAGGAGCTGTGTCGTCTGCGGAGCCAAGCTGAGCTTCACAGCATGCAGACCACGGTCATTGCCGGCCTGGAGGCCGAGCGGGCCGCGCTGGAGAGAGACAGGGACGCGCTACGCGGCACCGTGGATGCCCTGCGAGCCGCCCAGCGCCAG AGCGACCAGTTAGCGTTGACCGCTGAGACGCTCAAGACCGAGCTGGATCGACAGACTCGCACCTTGGACGCGTCTCGCCGTCgggaggaggagctggaggcggagctgcgtGACGCCGCCCTGGAGGCTCAATCCGCCGCCCGAGTGCGGGACCAGGCGCTGCTGGATGTCTCGCGCCTGGAGCAGGATAAGGAGACGTGGCAGGCAGAGCTGGACGGCCTCCGGAAGGAAGCCAGGCAGCGGGACAGGGAGTCGGCCAGACTGAGGCAGCAGCTGGAGACCACCAACGCGGCTCTGGACCACAGCAACCAGAGGGTCCGGGCCTTGGATGCTGATCACAG gtGTGTTTGTCAGCAGCTGTCCGAGTCCAAGGAGCTCTGTGCTCGGCTAAGAGACCTGGAGACTGATCTGGGCGCTCGACTGGGCAGCCTGGACGAGCGTCACCGGCAGCTGCAGGagcaaaatacacaaacacgaGCCAAGATGAGCTCACTGATGCAG GATCTGTCCAGCGAGCAGGAGCACCGTCAGCATCTGACCTCTGAAGTGGGACGTCTCAACCAGGAGCTCCAAGAAGCTCAGAGGGAAGCTAAGGGCGCCACAGAGCGTCTCAACCAATCACGGGACAGAAGTGAGGAGACAAGTGGAGCCCGTCCTCAGTTAGCCATCAACAGCGGTTCAGAGCAAACACACCTTTGTCGGACGGGCCCCCCCGAACCCCCTGAGGATGACAAAGGTCACGACCTCGCTGCGCCGCCCCGTGATGCCACGACGGAGACAGAGGGGCGGCTCAGCAAGAGGCTGCTGGAGCTGGAAAAAGAG AGAGCCGTGGCGCCGTCAGGCCAGGAGGCGTTGCTGTCTCGTCTGTCCCGGTCCCAGGAGGCGTGTGAGCACCTGAGGGAGCAGCTGGAGGCTCTGCGCCGACACTCGCTCGGCTTGCAGGACTCGTGCACTCGACTGCAGACGCTCAACACTCAGCTCCAG GTGGAACAAGCCGCCTCCAACTCCCAGCATGCCGAGGTGCTGGCGCGCTGCAGCGACAGCGAGGCCAGGTGTGCAGCGCTGCGGGCGGAGTCGGAGGTGTGGTCACGGGAGCGGGAGGAGTCGCTGGCCCGGATGGAGGCGCTGAGGAGGGACCACCAGAGAATGACTACGCTGCAGCAGCGGCAGGAGGCGGAGCTCGAAGAACTTCTGGACAAACACTCTCGCCTGCGTGCCGGCAACCGCGGTCTGGAGGCGCAACACAGAGAGCTGGAGGCCAG CTACAAGGAGCTGCTGGATGCTAAGAGCCAGCTGgaggagagagagcgagaggtgAAACTGGAGCGAGAAGAGATGGAAGCTGAAGCCCATCGCAGGTCGGAAAGAGAAGGAGAGCTGGAGAGGCTGAAGGAGGACAGCGAGAG gctCCAGGCCCAACAGAAGGATCTGGTGGCGTCCCAGGCCGAGCTGCTGGCCCAGGGCTCCATGCTGAGAGGAGAGCTGAGCGCCTCTCATCTGGAGAGAACACGCCTGGATGGGGAGCTCAGCGCCCTGAGGGAAGCCAACCAAAGTCTAGACCTCAGCAACGCCCGCCTCACCAGCCAGTACCAG CTGCTGAGCCAGCTGAAGGGCAACATGGAGGAGGAGAACCGGCATTTGGTCCAACAGAACCAGAGCCTGTTGGCGGAGAACCGGGCCTTACTGGAGCAGAGCCTGGAGCGCCGGGACCAGCACTATACGCAGCAAAAAGAATATCA GGAGAAGCTGAGCGAGCTCCGTCGGGAGAAGCAGAAGCTGGTAGAGAAGATTATGGACCAGTACCGAGTTCTGGAGCCGAATGTGCCACCTTCACCTTGGAAGGCCAA GAAATCCAACTGGATTGCCGACCGCATGAAGAAGCTCATCAAACCTCGGGGGGGAGCGCGAGATGGACGCGGCCTCGTCACGGCCGCCGGAAGCGTGGAGAACCTGGCCGACGGCGGCCAATCCCCGTCGGACACGCCTGAGCGCG ATCCTTGCAGCGCTCCAGGTTCTCCACGCCCTCTGAGAAGACCTCCGGTCCATTCCCTTGCAGACATATCTCTTCCCGGCGACCCCGTCCCACACTCTGGCTCCAGGGGGCGGCGGAAGTTGGGCTCCCGTCACGGTTGGGGTCTGACCAGAGGCGGCGCCGCAATCTCTCAGTCCTTCAGTCCAGGCGACCAAAAGAACCCCCCTCGCTGCCGTCTGCCGTCCAAACAGaacgccgccgcctcctccaccGTCGTCTGGGAGAGGGAAGGAGGTGAAACGAGCGCCCCCTGCCCGGCAGAGGTCACAGGGGCCGGCCGGGAGAGccctgaagaggaggaggaggaggaggaagaggaaacgAGATGA